From Stenotrophomonas nitritireducens, the proteins below share one genomic window:
- a CDS encoding TonB-dependent receptor, translating to MRSFKLLPLASAIRGGLAVVALCAGVSALAAPPQFDLQAGNIEDVLPEFARQAGVQIIAPAHSGGAQRIAVAELKGQMEPRQALARLLAGTGLSVASDDGRTITLRAASPMLASLSGLGGLAAGQAVQPQAAEPVTAPAATSPSVSTLDQITVVGSQIKGAKTAAILPVATLQAEQIEATGAVSGDDLYRSIPQMGDVSFSGTNGGNSSNYARGDIASVNLRGLGVGNTLLLINGRRTVVHPTSQADGNLVPVLTYNANAVPVSNLRRVEVLLDGAAAIYGTDAVAGVVNNVLRDDMDGGTISVQKGFGEGTDLSDVGINGMWGKNSEDLRSNITIAFNYYNTTGLNSLDHNWTRDGNRAADFAGTPFEGLAGTDNRNTNSPWGNFTVVGPRVSKNGTWLTTTAGAFHVQPTSNSGCAATIADGLCVQSGSKATSGADANLRDNQQGQYPLSISPDVRRLNLFVTGKHDFDNGLSFFSEAGVYNSRAYSLQNGVNTITALPMTVAANNYWNPFGAMYLPDGSLNPNRLQGLNIGANGVPVTITSYRFERPTRIEVNNTQVRALAGLRGFHYGFDWESAALYSAARVKDTQDAVSMSLFQQSLANPTASAYNPFCGGCNDWDKLDQFFYKAQRQSKTELFLWDFKASRADLFKTWAGGVGMAAGLEVRHETQRDDRDARVDGSVTFTDAITGVAYPSDMYGVSPTPDTYGSRTVAGLFAEFSVPLVSPEMNIPLVRSLDLQLAGRAERYNDFGNVAKPKVALGWQVFDGLTLRSSWAKGFRAPNLEQINATVVSRSNTRTDYIQCEADKRNGAQPAFSNCGGYSYSTTARRSGNPDLKPETSTNTSAGLVFQPRFIPENYGRFSFAVDYYKYEQEGIIGLFGEGNALILDYMLRQQGGSNAAVVRADATADDIARFAGTGLDPAGKVLYVTDQYVNLEPQTLRGVDYNFSWNSPETAIGRFDVSVTGTHLIEFYRQRSPALQALEDAKAGGLVDPSIRITGGGDLIGNGGNPEWKWSGTLTWRYQQFSVGANARYASSYVENGLTLADGTPWTVKSQTLANAFVKYDFEREGWLSNVAVKIGAKNIANKRPPIADDVFGYPSGVYQANPRYWYVNVSKAF from the coding sequence ATGCGTTCATTCAAGTTGTTGCCGCTTGCAAGCGCTATCCGCGGCGGTCTGGCAGTTGTGGCGCTGTGCGCCGGGGTTTCGGCGCTGGCTGCGCCGCCGCAGTTCGATCTTCAGGCGGGCAACATCGAGGATGTATTGCCGGAATTCGCCCGACAGGCAGGTGTGCAGATCATTGCCCCCGCGCATTCAGGCGGAGCCCAGCGGATTGCAGTGGCCGAGCTGAAAGGGCAGATGGAGCCGCGCCAGGCCCTGGCCCGGTTGCTGGCCGGCACCGGCCTGAGCGTGGCCTCGGATGATGGTCGCACCATCACCCTGCGCGCGGCCTCGCCGATGCTGGCTTCGTTGTCCGGCCTTGGCGGGCTGGCTGCAGGGCAGGCGGTGCAGCCGCAGGCGGCCGAACCGGTGACTGCACCGGCAGCGACCAGCCCCAGCGTGAGCACACTGGACCAGATCACCGTGGTCGGCAGCCAGATCAAGGGCGCCAAGACCGCTGCGATCCTGCCGGTTGCGACCTTGCAGGCCGAGCAGATCGAGGCCACCGGCGCCGTATCCGGCGACGACCTGTACCGCTCCATCCCGCAGATGGGCGATGTCTCGTTCAGTGGCACCAATGGCGGCAACAGCTCCAACTACGCGCGTGGCGACATCGCCTCGGTCAACCTGCGCGGCCTGGGCGTGGGCAATACGCTGTTGCTGATCAATGGCCGGCGCACCGTGGTGCACCCCACCAGCCAGGCCGACGGCAATCTGGTGCCGGTGCTGACCTACAACGCCAACGCCGTGCCGGTGTCCAACCTGCGCCGCGTTGAAGTGCTGCTGGACGGCGCGGCCGCCATCTACGGCACCGACGCGGTCGCCGGTGTGGTCAACAATGTGCTGCGTGACGACATGGATGGCGGCACCATCAGCGTGCAGAAGGGCTTCGGCGAAGGGACCGACCTGAGTGATGTCGGCATCAATGGCATGTGGGGCAAGAACTCCGAGGACCTGCGCTCCAACATCACCATCGCCTTCAACTACTACAACACCACCGGCCTGAATTCGTTGGACCACAACTGGACCCGCGATGGCAACCGTGCGGCGGATTTCGCCGGTACGCCATTCGAAGGGCTGGCCGGTACCGACAACCGCAACACCAATAGCCCGTGGGGCAACTTCACCGTGGTCGGCCCGCGCGTGTCGAAGAACGGCACCTGGCTGACCACCACTGCCGGCGCCTTCCATGTGCAGCCGACCAGCAATAGTGGCTGTGCGGCCACCATTGCCGATGGCCTGTGCGTGCAGTCCGGCAGCAAGGCCACGTCTGGCGCTGACGCCAACCTGCGCGACAACCAGCAGGGCCAGTACCCGCTGTCGATCAGTCCGGACGTGCGCCGCCTCAACCTGTTTGTTACCGGCAAGCATGATTTCGACAATGGCCTGTCGTTCTTCAGCGAGGCCGGCGTCTACAACTCGCGTGCCTACAGCCTGCAGAATGGCGTCAACACCATCACCGCCTTGCCGATGACGGTAGCGGCCAACAATTACTGGAACCCGTTCGGTGCAATGTATCTGCCCGATGGCTCGCTCAACCCCAACCGTCTGCAGGGCTTGAACATCGGCGCCAACGGTGTGCCGGTGACCATCACCAGCTACCGTTTCGAGCGGCCAACCCGCATCGAGGTCAACAACACCCAGGTGCGCGCCTTGGCCGGTCTGCGTGGTTTTCATTACGGCTTCGATTGGGAAAGCGCAGCGCTGTACTCCGCGGCGCGGGTCAAGGACACCCAGGATGCAGTGAGCATGTCACTGTTCCAGCAGTCCTTGGCCAACCCCACCGCATCGGCGTACAACCCGTTCTGTGGCGGCTGCAATGACTGGGACAAGCTGGACCAGTTCTTCTACAAGGCGCAGCGCCAGAGCAAGACCGAACTGTTCCTGTGGGATTTCAAGGCTTCGCGCGCTGACCTGTTCAAGACCTGGGCCGGTGGCGTTGGCATGGCGGCCGGTCTGGAAGTGCGCCATGAAACCCAGCGCGATGACCGCGATGCGCGCGTCGACGGCTCGGTGACCTTCACCGATGCGATCACCGGCGTTGCCTATCCCAGCGACATGTACGGCGTCAGCCCGACCCCGGACACCTACGGCTCGCGTACCGTCGCTGGCTTGTTCGCCGAATTCTCGGTGCCGCTGGTGTCGCCGGAAATGAACATTCCGCTGGTGCGCTCGCTGGACCTGCAGTTGGCCGGCCGTGCCGAGCGCTACAACGACTTCGGCAATGTCGCCAAGCCGAAGGTGGCGCTGGGTTGGCAGGTGTTCGACGGCCTCACCCTGCGTTCGTCGTGGGCAAAGGGCTTCCGTGCGCCCAACCTGGAGCAGATCAACGCCACGGTGGTGAGCCGCTCCAATACCCGCACCGACTACATCCAGTGTGAGGCGGACAAGCGCAATGGCGCGCAGCCGGCGTTCTCCAATTGCGGCGGTTACAGCTACTCCACCACCGCGCGGCGCTCGGGCAATCCGGACCTGAAGCCGGAAACCTCCACCAATACCAGCGCCGGGCTGGTGTTCCAGCCGCGCTTCATCCCCGAGAACTACGGCCGCTTCAGCTTCGCCGTGGATTACTACAAGTATGAGCAGGAAGGCATCATCGGCCTGTTCGGCGAAGGCAATGCACTGATCCTGGATTACATGCTGCGCCAGCAGGGTGGCAGCAACGCCGCCGTGGTGCGTGCCGATGCCACCGCCGACGACATCGCGCGGTTCGCCGGTACCGGTCTGGATCCGGCAGGCAAGGTGCTCTACGTCACCGACCAGTACGTCAACCTGGAACCGCAGACCCTGCGCGGCGTTGACTACAACTTCAGCTGGAACTCGCCGGAAACCGCGATTGGCCGCTTCGATGTGTCGGTCACCGGCACGCACCTGATCGAGTTCTACCGCCAGCGTTCGCCGGCGCTGCAGGCGCTGGAAGATGCCAAGGCCGGCGGTCTGGTTGATCCGTCCATCCGCATCACCGGCGGCGGCGACCTGATCGGCAATGGCGGCAACCCGGAATGGAAGTGGTCCGGCACCTTGACCTGGCGCTACCAGCAGTTCTCGGTGGGTGCGAACGCGCGCTATGCCAGCTCCTATGTCGAGAACGGCCTGACCCTGGCCGATGGCACGCCGTGGACGGTGAAGTCGCAGACGCTGGCCAATGCCTTCGTCAAATACGACTTCGAGCGCGAAGGCTGGCTCAGCAACGTCGCAGTCAAGATCGGCGCCAAAAACATCGCCAACAAGCGTCCACCGATTGCTGATGATGTGTTCGGCTACCCGTCGGGCGTGTACCAGGCCAACCCGCGCTACTGGTACGTCAACGTGAGCAAGGCGTTCTGA
- a CDS encoding LEA type 2 family protein — MRFRPQYALMAVLALVLTACGNGPVKRVSEPAASIQQLSVGNDGNWEVELRLRNYSSMPMRFDSVSLAVKVGDEAAGTLSASPALSIGPESADVIKVRLQPSSSARIVVADALAGGRSLFYELEGSVSATPEEKKQRSFDIKSRNSLNQAPGLPGVLR; from the coding sequence ATGCGTTTTCGCCCCCAGTACGCCTTGATGGCCGTGCTAGCCCTTGTACTCACGGCCTGCGGCAATGGCCCGGTCAAACGCGTTTCCGAACCGGCCGCCAGCATCCAGCAGTTGAGCGTTGGCAATGACGGCAACTGGGAGGTGGAACTGCGCCTGCGCAACTACAGCTCCATGCCGATGCGCTTTGACAGCGTGTCGCTGGCGGTGAAGGTTGGCGACGAAGCGGCCGGCACGCTCAGCGCCAGCCCAGCCTTGTCGATCGGCCCGGAATCGGCCGACGTCATCAAGGTGCGCCTGCAGCCGTCCTCCTCGGCCCGCATCGTCGTGGCCGATGCACTGGCAGGCGGCCGCTCGCTGTTCTACGAGCTGGAAGGCAGCGTCAGCGCCACCCCTGAAGAAAAGAAGCAACGCAGTTTCGACATCAAATCACGCAACAGCCTCAACCAGGCCCCTGGCCTGCCCGGCGTGCTGCGCTGA
- a CDS encoding acyl-CoA dehydrogenase C-terminal domain-containing protein — protein sequence MSNYKAPVTDLRFALHDVLKAESLFAAMGFEEASADLIDAVLEEAGRFSSSVLAPLNAVGDQTGCKLDKATNEVTTAPGFKEAYAQFVEGGWTGLTASPDFGGQGMPETMGMALSEMVSSANLAWSLFPMLSHGAVEALKHYGEDWQKEAFLKPLVAGNWTGTMCLTEPHAGTDLGLLKTRAEPNADGSYSITGTKIFITAGEHDLADNIVHLVLAKLPDAPAGPKGISLFVTPKYKVDRDGKQGERNELHCGALEHKMGIHGSSTCVMNFDGAQGYLVGQPHKGLQAMFVMMNSARLGVGVQGLAQSERAYQGALAYARERLQSRAPKGAVQPDKPADPIIAQPDVRRMLLTTKALTEGGRLLAAHAYTQLDAANRSADAQARADADTLVSFLTPIVKACLTEWSIEATYNGQQVFGGHGYIAEHGMEQYARDARITTLYEGTTGIQALDLIGRKTAASQGAGLKLFLAEIEQFIAANASNPTVAEFLPALGGKAKEWGKLTIDVLQRAAANPEELGAASWDYLFYSGYVAVAYWWARSVVAAQASSHPEAFKQAKLETARFYYARILPRTLSHAAGIAAGADSLMAMESVRFGD from the coding sequence ATGAGCAACTACAAAGCCCCCGTTACCGATCTTCGCTTCGCCCTGCACGATGTACTCAAGGCCGAGTCCCTGTTTGCCGCCATGGGCTTTGAAGAAGCCAGTGCCGATCTGATCGACGCAGTGCTGGAAGAAGCCGGCCGTTTCAGCAGCAGCGTGTTGGCCCCGCTCAATGCGGTAGGCGACCAGACCGGCTGCAAACTGGACAAGGCTACCAATGAAGTCACCACCGCACCGGGCTTCAAGGAAGCCTATGCGCAGTTTGTGGAAGGCGGCTGGACCGGCCTGACTGCATCGCCGGATTTCGGCGGCCAGGGCATGCCGGAAACCATGGGCATGGCCTTGAGTGAAATGGTGTCCTCGGCCAACCTGGCCTGGAGCCTGTTCCCGATGCTGTCTCACGGCGCGGTTGAAGCGCTCAAGCATTACGGCGAGGACTGGCAGAAGGAAGCCTTCCTCAAGCCGCTGGTGGCCGGCAACTGGACCGGCACCATGTGCCTGACCGAGCCGCATGCCGGCACCGACCTGGGCCTGCTCAAGACCCGCGCCGAGCCCAATGCCGACGGCAGCTACTCGATCACCGGCACCAAGATCTTCATCACCGCCGGCGAGCACGACCTGGCGGACAACATCGTGCACCTGGTGCTGGCCAAGCTGCCGGATGCACCGGCCGGCCCGAAGGGCATCTCACTGTTCGTTACCCCCAAGTACAAGGTTGACCGCGACGGCAAGCAGGGCGAACGCAACGAACTGCATTGCGGCGCGCTGGAGCACAAGATGGGCATCCACGGCTCGTCCACCTGCGTGATGAACTTTGACGGTGCCCAAGGCTACCTCGTCGGCCAGCCGCACAAGGGCCTGCAGGCGATGTTCGTGATGATGAACTCCGCCCGACTCGGCGTTGGCGTGCAGGGCCTGGCCCAGTCCGAGCGTGCCTACCAAGGTGCCTTGGCGTATGCCCGTGAGCGCCTGCAGTCGCGCGCGCCCAAGGGCGCCGTGCAGCCGGACAAGCCGGCCGACCCCATCATCGCCCAGCCCGACGTGCGCCGCATGCTGCTCACCACCAAGGCCTTGACCGAAGGTGGCCGCCTGCTCGCCGCGCATGCCTACACGCAGCTGGATGCGGCCAACCGCAGCGCCGATGCACAGGCCCGCGCCGACGCCGATACCCTGGTCAGCTTCCTTACCCCGATCGTCAAGGCCTGCCTGACCGAGTGGAGCATTGAAGCCACCTACAACGGCCAGCAGGTATTCGGCGGCCACGGCTACATCGCCGAGCACGGCATGGAGCAGTACGCACGCGACGCGCGCATCACCACGCTGTATGAAGGCACCACCGGCATCCAGGCACTGGACCTGATCGGCCGCAAGACCGCGGCCTCGCAGGGCGCCGGCCTGAAGCTGTTCCTGGCCGAGATCGAGCAGTTCATCGCCGCCAATGCCAGCAATCCAACGGTGGCCGAGTTTCTGCCGGCGCTGGGCGGCAAGGCCAAGGAATGGGGCAAGCTGACCATCGACGTGCTTCAGCGCGCCGCCGCCAACCCGGAAGAACTGGGCGCAGCCAGCTGGGATTACCTGTTCTACAGCGGCTATGTCGCCGTCGCCTACTGGTGGGCACGTTCGGTGGTTGCCGCACAGGCCTCCAGCCACCCGGAAGCGTTCAAGCAGGCCAAGTTGGAGACCGCGCGTTTCTACTACGCCCGCATCCTGCCGCGCACCCTGAGCCACGCCGCCGGCATCGCCGCCGGTGCCGACTCGCTGATGGCAATGGAGTCGGTCCGCTTCGGCGATTGA
- a CDS encoding HNH endonuclease: protein METDTTPRSLIDTGAGNTAPTDGFSLPPSLHRLGSVRLLSLDAHGRVLDWINWQDAACLYARDAVAWTMGDPCLHVHGAISRLTGLRSGMDLHPIIASRGHARSRAIDPTPNLTNTALFARDAQLCLYCGHHFSRPQLTRDHVLPVSKGGKDTWENVVSACFHCNSRKSNRTPQQANMPLLAVPYRPSWIEHLILSNRNILADQMAFLKAQLPRKALQRGL, encoded by the coding sequence ATGGAGACAGACACTACACCGCGTAGTCTGATCGATACCGGAGCCGGGAATACCGCTCCGACAGACGGGTTTTCACTTCCGCCCTCCCTGCACCGCCTTGGCTCCGTGCGACTGCTGTCGCTGGATGCGCATGGGCGGGTGCTGGACTGGATCAACTGGCAGGACGCTGCCTGCCTGTACGCACGCGATGCCGTCGCCTGGACAATGGGCGACCCCTGCCTGCACGTGCACGGCGCGATCTCGCGGCTGACCGGCCTGCGCAGCGGCATGGACCTGCACCCGATCATTGCCTCTCGCGGCCATGCCCGCTCGCGCGCGATCGATCCCACGCCCAACCTGACCAACACCGCGTTGTTCGCCCGCGATGCGCAGTTGTGCCTGTACTGCGGCCACCACTTCAGCCGCCCGCAACTCACCCGTGACCATGTCTTGCCGGTCTCCAAAGGGGGCAAGGACACCTGGGAGAATGTGGTCAGCGCCTGCTTCCACTGCAACTCGCGCAAGAGCAACCGCACCCCGCAGCAAGCCAACATGCCGCTGCTGGCCGTGCCCTACCGGCCCAGCTGGATTGAACACCTGATCCTGTCCAATCGCAACATCCTTGCCGACCAGATGGCCTTCCTGAAGGCGCAGCTGCCGCGCAAAGCCCTGCAACGCGGGCTTTGA
- the dxs gene encoding 1-deoxy-D-xylulose-5-phosphate synthase translates to MIDSASYPRLSRIKTPDDLRKFDESELGAIAGELRAYLIESVGKSGGHFAAGLGVIELTVALHYLYDTPVDQLVWDVGHQTYPHKILTGRRDSIHTVKQKDGVAPFPKREESEFDTFGVGHSSTSISAALGMAIARQNQGDDRKVIAVIGDGAMTAGMAFEALAHAGGMDDEPNVLVILNDNNMSISEAVGGLTKMLGRATASRTLNALRESGKKILGDKRHSPPARFVKRWEEQWKGMFVPSTAFEQMGFHYTGPIDGHDLPLLVSTLKHLKDAKGPHLLHIMTTKGKGYEPAEDDQIGYHAVGPFDPSKGLPEKGAPKKPTYTDIFGDWLCDAAAADPQLLAITPAMREGSGLVRFSKEYPQRYFDVAIAEQHAVTLAAGMATQGAKPVVAIYSTFLQRAYDQLVHDVATQDLDVLFAIDRAGVVGPDGATHAGNLDLSYLRCVPNMVVMAPGDEAECRQMLSTGLQYKGPAAVRYPRGTGPGVAVGKDLSTLQIGKAQLRVQGSRLAILAFGAAVPAAEHVGRELGLSVVNMRFIKPLDKAMLLELARTHDGFITVEDNVVAGGAGSGVSELLNAEAVVMPMLHLGLPDSYQHHASREDLLAEAGIDAAGIRAAILKRWPKLQDSAAPLSAAS, encoded by the coding sequence ATGATCGACTCTGCCAGCTACCCGCGCCTGTCGCGCATCAAAACCCCCGATGACCTGCGTAAGTTCGACGAGAGCGAACTGGGGGCCATCGCCGGCGAGTTGCGCGCCTACCTGATCGAATCGGTGGGCAAGAGCGGCGGTCACTTCGCTGCCGGTCTGGGTGTGATCGAGCTTACGGTCGCTCTGCACTATCTGTATGACACGCCGGTCGATCAGCTGGTGTGGGACGTGGGCCACCAGACCTACCCGCACAAGATCCTCACCGGACGCCGCGACAGCATCCACACCGTCAAGCAGAAGGACGGCGTGGCGCCGTTCCCGAAGCGCGAGGAAAGCGAGTTCGACACCTTTGGCGTCGGCCACTCCTCGACCTCGATCTCCGCCGCGCTGGGCATGGCCATTGCGCGCCAGAACCAGGGCGATGACCGCAAGGTGATCGCGGTGATTGGCGACGGCGCAATGACCGCCGGCATGGCCTTCGAAGCATTGGCCCACGCTGGTGGCATGGACGACGAGCCGAACGTGCTGGTCATCCTCAACGACAACAACATGTCCATCTCCGAAGCCGTCGGTGGGCTGACCAAGATGCTGGGCCGGGCGACCGCCAGCCGCACCCTCAACGCCCTGCGCGAGAGCGGCAAGAAGATCCTCGGCGACAAGCGTCACAGCCCCCCTGCCCGCTTCGTGAAGCGCTGGGAAGAACAGTGGAAGGGCATGTTCGTGCCGTCCACCGCCTTCGAGCAGATGGGCTTCCATTACACCGGCCCGATCGACGGCCATGATCTGCCGCTGCTGGTTTCCACCCTCAAGCACCTGAAGGATGCCAAGGGCCCGCACCTGCTGCACATCATGACCACCAAGGGCAAAGGCTACGAGCCGGCCGAGGACGACCAGATCGGCTACCACGCTGTCGGCCCATTCGACCCCAGCAAGGGCCTGCCGGAAAAGGGCGCACCGAAGAAGCCGACCTATACCGACATCTTCGGCGACTGGCTGTGCGATGCCGCCGCGGCCGATCCGCAGCTGCTGGCGATCACCCCGGCCATGCGCGAGGGCTCTGGCCTGGTGCGTTTCAGCAAGGAATACCCGCAGCGTTACTTCGACGTCGCCATCGCCGAGCAGCATGCGGTGACGCTGGCTGCCGGCATGGCCACGCAGGGCGCCAAGCCCGTCGTCGCGATCTATTCCACCTTCCTGCAACGCGCCTACGACCAGCTGGTGCATGACGTTGCCACCCAGGATCTGGACGTGCTGTTCGCCATCGACCGCGCTGGCGTGGTCGGCCCGGACGGCGCCACCCACGCTGGCAACCTCGACCTGAGCTACCTGCGCTGCGTACCCAACATGGTTGTCATGGCCCCGGGCGATGAAGCCGAGTGCCGGCAGATGCTCAGCACCGGCCTGCAGTACAAGGGCCCGGCCGCGGTGCGCTACCCGCGCGGCACCGGCCCCGGCGTTGCTGTCGGCAAAGATCTCTCTACGCTGCAGATCGGCAAGGCACAGTTGCGCGTGCAAGGCAGTCGCCTCGCCATCCTCGCTTTCGGTGCCGCTGTACCGGCTGCCGAACACGTGGGCCGCGAGCTGGGCCTGAGCGTGGTCAACATGCGCTTCATCAAGCCGCTGGACAAGGCGATGCTGCTGGAACTGGCACGCACGCACGACGGCTTCATTACTGTTGAAGACAACGTGGTTGCCGGTGGCGCCGGTTCGGGCGTGTCCGAACTGCTCAACGCCGAAGCGGTGGTGATGCCGATGCTGCACCTCGGCCTGCCAGACAGCTACCAGCATCACGCCAGCCGCGAAGACCTGTTGGCCGAGGCAGGGATTGATGCAGCCGGCATCCGCGCCGCCATCCTCAAGCGTTGGCCCAAGCTGCAGGACAGCGCAGCGCCATTGAGCGCAGCCAGCTGA
- a CDS encoding TraB/GumN family protein, with translation MSVVHSLRGWCLLAAFFVGSASAQALAEAGADVEAAPIRDLEAVVVHGAQPGPGLWRVSKDGRVLWILGTVSPLPNQIEWRADEVRAVIARSGQVLLPPGVMFDADVGFFGKVALLPSIWKGMRNEDGAELNDVLAPAFYARWLAVKQRYLPRDGGIERKRPMFAAMELQSAAMKSIGLGQRKIVWPVVDAAAKAAGITPTPTTWKIKIDDPKAAVREFREGGIDDAACLERTVALIEHDLPTLVERANAWAVGDIEALRRSPYEDAGSACLQAVTESGFVRNRGYGDLRARVRQHWLSIAEAALQRNEETFAMLPVDRLLEADGYLAQLQARGYEVESP, from the coding sequence ATGTCGGTCGTGCACAGCTTGCGTGGTTGGTGTCTGTTGGCAGCTTTCTTTGTTGGAAGCGCTTCCGCGCAGGCACTGGCTGAAGCGGGTGCTGATGTGGAGGCGGCGCCGATCCGCGATCTTGAGGCTGTTGTCGTCCACGGTGCGCAGCCCGGCCCGGGTTTGTGGCGGGTGAGCAAGGACGGGCGTGTGCTTTGGATCCTGGGCACGGTGTCGCCTTTGCCCAACCAGATCGAATGGCGGGCCGATGAGGTTCGGGCGGTGATCGCGCGCTCGGGTCAGGTGTTGCTGCCGCCGGGCGTGATGTTCGATGCGGACGTTGGTTTCTTCGGCAAGGTGGCATTGCTGCCATCGATTTGGAAAGGCATGCGCAACGAGGACGGTGCAGAGTTGAACGATGTGCTTGCACCTGCATTCTATGCGCGCTGGCTTGCTGTCAAACAACGCTATCTACCGCGCGATGGTGGGATTGAACGCAAGCGTCCGATGTTCGCCGCCATGGAGTTGCAGTCGGCGGCCATGAAGTCGATAGGTCTGGGCCAGAGAAAGATTGTCTGGCCGGTGGTGGATGCGGCGGCAAAGGCGGCGGGCATCACCCCGACGCCGACGACGTGGAAAATAAAGATTGACGACCCGAAGGCTGCTGTTCGCGAATTCCGCGAAGGCGGTATCGACGACGCGGCGTGTCTTGAACGCACCGTAGCCTTGATCGAACACGATCTGCCCACCCTGGTGGAGCGGGCAAATGCCTGGGCAGTAGGCGATATCGAGGCGTTGCGACGCTCGCCTTATGAGGATGCGGGCAGTGCCTGCCTGCAGGCGGTGACCGAGTCGGGCTTTGTGCGCAACCGTGGCTACGGTGATCTGAGGGCGCGCGTGCGGCAGCATTGGCTGTCGATTGCGGAAGCTGCGTTGCAGCGCAATGAAGAAACGTTTGCGATGTTGCCGGTGGATCGATTGCTGGAAGCCGATGGTTATCTGGCGCAGTTGCAGGCGCGTGGTTACGAGGTTGAGTCGCCGTAG
- a CDS encoding low molecular weight protein tyrosine phosphatase family protein: protein MTRLLFVCSRNQLRSPTAEVMWSKRNGFEARSAGTSPHARRTISPADIRWADVVLVMETKHRDRLRATFARLLEHKRVHCLDIPDDYRFMEPALVALLDVCITACLASEVAGGSGRR from the coding sequence ATGACACGCCTGCTGTTTGTTTGCAGCCGCAATCAACTACGCAGCCCCACTGCCGAAGTGATGTGGAGCAAACGGAACGGGTTTGAGGCCCGCTCGGCAGGTACCAGTCCACATGCGCGCAGAACCATCAGCCCGGCGGATATCCGCTGGGCTGATGTCGTCCTGGTAATGGAAACCAAACATCGTGACCGCTTGCGGGCGACGTTCGCACGCCTACTCGAGCATAAGCGTGTTCACTGCCTGGATATTCCCGACGATTACCGCTTCATGGAACCTGCCTTGGTGGCACTGCTTGATGTGTGCATTACTGCATGCTTGGCCTCGGAGGTCGCGGGCGGTAGCGGGCGGCGCTAG
- a CDS encoding lipocalin family protein, with product MLNKNIALTALLTAASSAHGAEVKSVDNIDLQRYAGTWYEQANFPMYFQRNCARNTTANYRLLADGRIEVINRCEKTDGDTLQAEGVAKPSGNGPAELKVRFAPAFLSFLPFVWADYWVIALDPDYRWAVVGTPNREYLWILSRDKKIPESQLKELSEKAALQGFDVSKLRVTEQS from the coding sequence ATGCTTAATAAGAATATCGCCCTTACGGCACTGCTGACTGCTGCATCATCCGCCCACGGCGCCGAAGTGAAGTCCGTCGACAACATCGACCTGCAACGCTATGCCGGTACCTGGTATGAGCAGGCGAACTTCCCGATGTACTTCCAGCGTAACTGCGCGCGCAATACAACAGCCAACTACCGCCTGCTTGCCGATGGCAGGATCGAGGTCATCAACCGCTGCGAGAAAACCGACGGCGATACGCTGCAGGCGGAAGGCGTTGCCAAGCCTTCAGGCAATGGCCCAGCCGAACTGAAGGTGCGCTTTGCACCCGCCTTCCTGTCGTTCCTGCCATTCGTATGGGCGGACTATTGGGTCATTGCACTTGATCCGGACTACCGGTGGGCGGTTGTGGGCACGCCCAACAGGGAATACCTGTGGATTTTGAGCCGTGACAAGAAGATTCCCGAGAGCCAGCTGAAAGAACTCAGCGAGAAAGCAGCGCTACAGGGTTTTGATGTGTCGAAACTGCGCGTGACCGAGCAGAGCTAG
- a CDS encoding putative hemolysin gives MKFLVHCIAVLPLVGALAACAPKNDAKTEVAPPRVGIANPASEYCVKKGGKLEIRKNSEGGEYGICHLADGTQIEEWELFRRDNAAGTN, from the coding sequence ATGAAATTCCTTGTTCATTGTATTGCGGTCCTGCCCTTGGTGGGTGCGTTGGCAGCCTGTGCCCCGAAGAATGACGCCAAGACTGAGGTCGCTCCACCGCGCGTTGGCATTGCCAATCCGGCCTCCGAGTACTGCGTGAAGAAGGGCGGCAAGCTGGAGATCAGGAAGAACAGCGAGGGCGGCGAATACGGCATCTGCCATCTTGCTGATGGCACCCAGATCGAAGAATGGGAGCTGTTCCGGCGCGACAATGCGGCCGGTACCAACTAG
- a CDS encoding MerR family transcriptional regulator, whose amino-acid sequence MLDPGSNRELPPIPAKRYFTIGEVSELCDVKPHVLRYWETEFPSLEPAKRRGNRRYYQRHDVLMVRQIRGLLYEQGYTIGGARLRLEGEGAREESALSNQIIKQVRMELEEVLQLLRR is encoded by the coding sequence ATGCTGGATCCGGGCAGTAACCGCGAACTTCCGCCGATTCCGGCCAAGCGCTACTTCACCATTGGTGAGGTCAGCGAGCTGTGCGACGTAAAGCCGCACGTGCTGCGCTACTGGGAAACCGAGTTCCCCAGCCTTGAGCCGGCCAAGCGCCGTGGCAACCGCCGCTACTATCAGCGCCACGATGTGCTGATGGTCCGGCAGATCCGCGGCCTTCTGTACGAACAGGGCTACACCATTGGTGGCGCCCGCCTGCGACTGGAAGGCGAGGGTGCCCGCGAAGAGTCGGCGCTGAGCAACCAGATCATCAAGCAGGTGCGCATGGAGCTGGAAGAAGTACTGCAACTGCTCCGACGCTGA